Part of the Virgibacillus natechei genome is shown below.
CGAACGAATCAATTCATTCAATTCACCAAGATGTTCATAAACCTCTATAGGTTCTTTTTTTCCCATCGTTTTCAAATCACCGCCGGCGCTAAACGTACGACCTGCACCAGAGAGGATAACAACACGAATCTCTTCTTCCAGCTTTGCTTGATTTATTGCCTGTTTTAAACCTGTAATCATTTCTGGACTAAAAGCATTTAAACTATCCGGTCGATTCAACGTGAGATGCATGATCCCCTCATTTATATCGACCAGTAAATTTTCTGTAGCTACATTTTCCATATTATTTCTCTCCTTTACACATTCAGTTACCCTACTAGAATAGGCTCTAATAAACTTCTAATTGAGTCAGGAATTGCTTCCGTTTTTTGCTTGGCATAATTAAAGTAAACAAGTGTTGCAGTAGCATGTGCCACTACTGTTTCAGTATCAGTTGTGGTAATTACATGATCTACTGTGAAACTTTTTGTTCCTATATTTGAAACAGAAGTAGATACGTTTAATGTTTTCGTAGCAAATGCCTGTTCCAAGTAATCACATTTTGTTGACGCCAAGATAAAATTATATACCAAATTAGAATCCTCTTGACCAATACCAAGTTTATAAAAGAACTTTGTTCGGGCTTCTTCAAGATATAAAAAGTAACTTGTATTGTTTACATGCCCGGCTGCGTCCGTTTCACAGAATCGAACATACACCTCTATTTCATGTGAAGTTGTCATAGGTTCCTCCTTTCATCCAACGAATAGATTTTCAATCAACTATCCTCTTTCAATAATTGTTGCAATACCTTGGCCGCCACCAATACAAGCAGTAATAAGTGCGTATTTTCCATCCGTACGTTCTAATTCATACAGTGCTTTTGTTATAAGAATTGCTCCCGTAGCACCTAATGGGTGACCATGCGCAATTGCCCCGCCGTTAACATTTACCTTATCAAAATCCAAGTTAAGTTCTCGATCACACGCAATGACTTGTGCAGCAAATGCTTCATTAATTTCGATAATATCCATATCACTTGTGGAAAGGTCAGAT
Proteins encoded:
- a CDS encoding acyl-CoA thioesterase is translated as MTTSHEIEVYVRFCETDAAGHVNNTSYFLYLEEARTKFFYKLGIGQEDSNLVYNFILASTKCDYLEQAFATKTLNVSTSVSNIGTKSFTVDHVITTTDTETVVAHATATLVYFNYAKQKTEAIPDSIRSLLEPILVG